The genomic interval CGTTCAATAATATCGACATATATCTGGCTGTCTTCCACGCTGACAGGCTCTCCCTTGAACTGGCTGACTGCCAGCAGAATATTGGTTAGCGGATTGCGCACTTCGTGCGCTATCACACGCGCAATGCGGCCGGTCACCACAAATTTCTGCTGTTGCTGTTTCTCCAGCTCTTCCCGTTTCCTTTCCGTAATATCCTGTACTACGCACAGGAATATCTGTTCCTGCTCATCCAGCATTACTGCGCTGACCATCACATCGAGTTTTTTTCCATGCTTGGTCACGAAGTTGTATTCCGTGCGCAGGCTGGATTCTTCCCCGCAGATGTGATCGAAGAAATGTTTACACTGGTCTTCCTGGAAGAAGAGTTGCTTGAGGTTCAGTTGTAACATCTCTTCCTTACTGTATTGTAAGGTCCTGATAGCAGAAGGATTGGCGTCAATCACATTCTTATCGCAGTCTGCCAGAATAATGAGGTCATGTGCCTTTTCGAACACGCCGAAATACTTCTTCTCATTTTCCTCTATGATGCGAAGATGGCGTGCTTCGTCCAGCGCATAACGGATGGAGCGTTCCAGCAGGTCGGCACTGATCTCGCCTTTTACCAGGTAGTCAGAGGCCCCGGCCTGCATCGCTTCCTTATCTATCGTGTAATCGCCCTTACCGGTAAGCATGATCACCGGTGCTTTGTAATCCAGTTGCTGGAAGTGGTGAAGGATGTCGATACCTGTATAAGGTCCCAGCCGGTAGTCGGCCAGGTAAATGTCATGTACCTTCCTGTCTATTTCCTCTACAGCTTTGGAATAAGTAGGCGCCCAGTCCAACTGGTACTGGCCAGGGGAAATGTCCTGCAATAACTGGCTAACGAGAAAGAAGTCATCCTCGTCATCGTCTATCATCAATATGTGTACTGGTTGATCTGTCATTCTTAAGCATTTGGCAGTTTCATGTTTGAACCAATATTCCCCAATGTGCGGGTAAATTCAACTCAGCAATAAGAATGCTAATTTTTCCGGCGCTCTATTTTTCTTCATTGTAGAGGGTTTGGGTAAGCGGCAATGTGACAATAAATGTAGCGCCCTGGCCGGGTGTTCCCAGCGCGCTGATATGTCCGTGATGGCTATCCACTATTTTCTTGCAAATGGCCAACCCTATACCAGTGCCGGAATATTCGCTCATACCGTGTAGCCTTTGAAATAATAAAAAGATGCGCTCGGCATATACCGGGTCAAAACCTATCCCGTTATCTTCTACATAGATCCTGCAGGTGTTATTTTCCTGCTCCGACCGGATATTGATCACCAGCTGCCTCTCAGGATGGGCAAATTTGATGGCATTGGCAATAATGTTCTGAAACAACTGGTGAAACGAGGTAGGCGTTCCATCAATAGTTGGAAGGGATGAAATATTGACCACCGCCCTCTTTTCCTGCAGGCTTACTTCCAGGTCGCCGACCACCTCCTGCAAGAGCTGGGTCATATCCACTTTCACAATATTCTCAGGGGTGATACGGCCTGCTCTCGAAAAAAGCAGCAGGTCATTGATCAGTACCCGCATCCTCCCTACGGCGCCCACCATACGGTGTATCAGATCAGTGGCGTCGGGAGGCAGCTGGTCGCCATATTTGGTCTGCAGGCGGTCGCTGAAGGTGGATATCTTCCGCAAGGGCTCCTGCAGGTCATGAGAAGCCACATAGGCAAACTGTTCCAGTTCCTCGTTGGATTTGTTCAGCAACTTGATGTTCTGCTGCAGGTCGTGCTGATAAGACTTGAGCCTCGATTCAATATGCAGTTGCAGCCGGAATTCCCGCGTAAGGGTGACGTATGAATAAATGCCAATGAGGATCGCCATGAGCGAGGAAATAAAGATCACCGGTATCCAGATGGCCGAAAAGAAGCTCTGTAGCCTCGATTTCTGGCGCAATTTGGTGTTTTCTATGTTTAACATGTCCTGGACCTTGCGGTCTATCTTGTCCATAGATTTTTCCCCTTCCAGTACGGCCGAGGCGTCTTTCTGGAGAGAGGTCAGTTTTGCCTCTCCGGTTATCAGCTGCTGGTATTTTGTGTCCAGCAGTTTTTTCAGAGTGTCCAGGTGCAATTGCTGCTGCCGGTTATCCGCAGTTATCCTGCGGAGCATCATATATTCCTCTTCTATCTTGACACTGCGTTGCTGCATGGTAGGGCGCAAAAAGGCAGTATCCCGGGTAATATTGTACCCCCGGATAGCCGATTCCGCGTCCTTTAGCTGTTTCGTGATCACCTCCAGGCTTTTGGAGATCTCAATGGTGTGATTTAGCCACCGGGCATTGTCCAGCAGGTTCTTTGTTACCAGGAACGAACAAATAGAGGCAACTATGATAACAGTAAAAGCAATGAAGAATCCTAATCTTATCTTCTTTTGTACAGGTATGTGCATTTTTCCCGCTGATTGTAGTAAGTCTTCGAATTTACAACTATCCAACAATTTCCACACAGTGAAATGCATATTCTACACGCATTCCTGCCGTGGCTGCTAAATCGCTTCATATACTCATTACAGTAAGTGTTGAGTGTGTGAAACGCTTTACAGTAAGGCGTTTCGACATAATAGAGCTATGTCTGATATGTATCTTACAGGTATGCCGGCAGCTCATGGAATGAACTTTGTCTTTTACATGAAACAGCACATTGTTGAAAAAACGTTCCGGCTACTACTGCACATTGTAAAGTAATCATTCACGAAAAAAATCAGACTATGCAATATTATCATATGTCGGCCGGTAATCCTTCTCCAGGTGGGGTGCCCGAAAAGCAGCCCCCTCCGAAAGAGGAACCGCCAAGACCAACAGGTCCGGAAATAACACCTCCTCCGTCACCGCCGGGGCCTCCGCCTCCCGTGCCGAACGAGGTTCCTGATCACGATATCAAACGTTCCCCTCCTAATCCGAAAGCTAAGAAAAAGAGACAGGAAGAAACGATAGAAGAAAGAGCGGAGCTCATAGCGGAACAGGACAGGGAAGATGTACAGGAAAGGTCGCCCGATCTCTTCCCCGACAAAACGATCATGGAAAGCTTCAATAGTTACGACGAAGAAGATTCAAGGGTCATTCCGGAAGAATAAATAATCACTATTAAACTCCAAATAATATGGCAACAAGAACCCAATCCAAATCACGGACAGGCAGCCAGTCCAGAACATCAGGTAGAAGCGCTGCAGGTAGTAAATCCATGTCCACCTCCCGTACTGCCGCTAAAACAAGCAACTCTTCCCGTTCCAGGGGAAGCAAAAGCCAGAATGAAGATATGCCTAACTCCAAGTTTCATCAACTGTTTGTAGATCAGTTAAAAGACATATACTGGGCGGAAAAAGCGTTGGTGAAAGCCCTGGGTAAAATGCAAAAGGCTGCTACTTCAGAAGAACTGGCAGATGCCATCACTACTCACCAGGAGCAAACAAGAGAACATGTAGCCCGCCTGGAAAGGGTATTTGAATCAATTGGTCAGACTGCAAAGGCTAAAAAATGCCCGGCTATGGAAGGATTAATAGAGGAAGGACAGGAAGTTATAGATGACACAGAAGAAGATAGCGCTGTAAGAGACGCAGGCCTGATCGTATGCGCTCAGAAGATCGAGCACTATGAGATCGCCACTTACGGTAGTCTCCGTACACTGGCAAACAGAATGGGCCATGAAGAAGCAGTACAGTTGCTGGAACAAACACTGAATGAAGAAAAGGAAACAGACGTATTACTTACCCAACTGGCAGAATCTTCAGTAAATGAAGAAGCTGCTGCTGAATAGGAAAGAACATTTAGATGGGAACCCGGAAGGCCTCTGCATTGCAACATGTAAGAGGCCTTTCTTACATCCGTTGGCGTTTGGCAAAATAAACCAAACCACGGGGAAGGGAAAGATATTGTGAACAGACAGAAAAACGGATTGACGATGGACCTGATTGCTGAAGCGATGGCTACCGCAAAAGCGGTAAAACTACGATATGTGAAGTCTGGTACTAAAGGATATAGCCGGGAAAGAGTGAAAGACGGCTTTCAGTACCGCGATCAGCATGGAGATATAATTACGGATGAAGAGGTGCTGGCAAGGATCCGGGGCCTTGTACTGCCGCCTGCATGGGAAAACGTATGGATATGCCCCTATGCCAATGGCCATTTACAGGCTACAGGCACCGATGCCCTGGGAAGAAGGCAGTACCGCTACCATTCCACCTGGGCGCGGGTGCGTAACGAAACCAAATACGACCGCCTGCTACATTTTGGGGAGAAACTACCGCAACTACGCAGGCATATTGCAGTTGCGCTCCGTAAGAAAAACCTTGATAAAGAGAAGGTTACAGCTATCGCGCTCAGCGTTATGCAGGAAACCCTGATCCGCGTCGGCAATGCTTCCTATGAAAAATTATATGGGTCATACGGACTTACGACATTGCATGTGCAACACGTCAAAATAGACGGAAATACGGCCTTTTTTAAGTTCAAGGGGAAGAAGGGCGTCCTGCATAAAATAACGCTAAAACACGCCCAATTGGCCAAATTATTACAGAAGGTCAGGGATATTCCGGGGCAGGAATTATTTCAATATTATGAAGGGGAGGAGCATAAGAGCCTGGATTCGGGGGATATTAACGAATACCTGAAACTATGGACGGGGGAGGACTATACCTGTAAAGATTTCAGGACATGGTCCGGTACCGTGCATGCCCTTAATTTGCTCGCTGATCTTACTCCTTTCGGCTCTGCAACAGAATGTAAACAGAACCTGGTGCAGATTATCGACAGTGTGGCCGGGAAACTGGGCAATACAAGGGCTGTCTGCAAAAAATACTATATTCATCCGAAGATACTGGAAGCCTATGAACAATGTGAACTTGAGCCCTACCTGGAAGAATTGCGGGCCGGAAGGAACAATGCCTCCAGCGGAGGCTTGCATAACGATGAAAAAATACTCCTGAAATTCATGAAATCACAACAGAAGAAAACTGTTAAAATGAAGGCAGGGATCAGGAATTAAGCCGATATCACCCTGTTGCTTAATTCTGATCCCTGCTTCTTTTAATAAGTTATGTCATGCGAAGATCAGCTGATCTTCCCTGTCTTCCACTGGTATCTTCTGAAGAAATTCGTCAAATCCGGATTCCTCATGGGTACTATAAGCACCGTAAGCATCCAGTACATAGCCTATCTCGCCTTCCTGGTCTTCTATCAGGTACAGCACTGACATGTCGGCCGGATCAGATTCCCCTTCAAAACGGTAAGTTTTAATGATCTTTAGTTCTTCCGGATTGTATATTTTTTGTTTTTCGACATTCTGCATTCTGCCATGGTCACTCATCTTTAATTCATGATCAAGGCCTTTTTCATGTAGTTTTTGCATCACCCGGCTGAGGGTGGTCATTTCGCCTGGCTTTTCCATAAACAAAGGTTTTAGTTATAGCGTATAAAAAACCAAATCGCGTGCCATGGCATGTAGTTTGGTTTTCATTCAACATCACCCTTAAATTAATTTTTTATGAGAGCTGTTTGGTCAGGAACAATCGGTTTTGGGTTGGTGAATATACCCATCAAATTGTACAGCGCAGTACAGGACAGCAGACTGGACCTGGACATGCTGGATAAAAAAGATCACGCCCATATTAAGTTTAAACGTGTGAATGAAGACACGGGAAAGGAAGTGCCCTGGGAACAGATCGTGAAAGGATACCTGTACAACGATGAATATGTTATCCTGGAAGACGAAGATTTTCAGGAGGCCGCGCCAGAAAAAAGCAAGATCATCACGATTGAATCTTTTGTGGATCAGGCGGAGATAGATGACATTTATTTTGAGACGCCTTACTATATAGAACCGGACAAAGCGGGCGTGAAAGCATATGAACTCTTGTTAAAAACTTTGCAGAAAACAGGTAAGGCCGGACTGGGGCGTTTTGTACTCAGAACGAGTGAACATCTCGTCATTATCCGACCGCGTGATAATTACCTGATGTTGCAACAATTGAGGTTTGAACAGGAAATACGTTCGCCCGAAGAATTATCTCTTCCTTCCGATAGCAAGATCAGCAAACGAGAACTGGATATGGCCGTGCAACTGGTAGACAGTTATACTACTGAATTTGACATCAGCCAGTTTAAAGATACTTATCATGAAGAACTGTTGAAGATCATTAAAGCCAAGGCCAGCGGTAAGCGTCGTACTGTAAAGAAGATGAAGATCGTACATACGAAAAGTTCTGACCTGTTCGACCAGCTGAAGGCCAGTCTTGGCGGTAACGGCCGCAACGGCAGCAGTAATAAAAAACGTGCATCATGAGCCTGAGAACCTACGATGAGAAACGCAATTTCAATGTCACTTCCGAGCCTAAAGGCGCGAAGAAAAAGAGTGCGGGCAAACAGCACATCTTCGTCATCCAGCGGCACCATGCTTCCCGCCTGCACTACGATTTTCGCCTGGAAGTAGATGGCGTGCTGAAAAGCTGGGCAGTACCTAAAGGCCCCTCCATGAACCCGTCCGATAAAAGACTGGCCATGCAGGTGGAAGACCACCCATACGATTATAAAGACTTTGAAGGCGTCATCCCCGAGGGAAATTACGGCGCAGGCTTCGTCTATGTATGGGATAAAGGGAATTACGAACTGCTGCATGAAGATGGAAAAGATTTCGATAAAGAAGCTAATAAAGAGATCAGGGAAGGCAATCTGAAAATACGCCTGAAGGGAAAGAAAGTGAAGGGAGAATTTGCCCTCGTCAAAATGAAGAACTCAGACGATAATGCCTGGTTGTTGCTGAAACATAAAGACGACTACGCTGTAAAGGAAGCGTACGACAGTGAGAACTATACGCCGCAGCGTATTAAGGACAGAGGCCTGAAGGAAAAAGAAAAGATGAAGTCCACTAAAAAAAAAGTATCACCGGCAAAAGTAAAGGCAGCGCCCACTAAGAAAGAGCAGTTTACGCCCATGATGGCCACATTGGTGGATAAACCCTTCAGCCGGGAAGGCTGGCTGTTTGAAACCAAGTGGGATGGTTACCGGGCTATTGCTGACGTGCGTAAAGGGAAAGTGGAACTGTATTCAAGGAATCATTTGTCTTTTAATAAAGACTATTCCAAAATAGTAAGTGCGCTGGAAGACCTGTCGCACGATGTTGTACTGGATGGTGAAGTGGTGATCCTGAAGAAAGACGGTACTTCCGACTTCCAGTCATTACAGAACTATAAGAACGACGCTTCCGGCAACCTGGTGTACGTGGTTTTTGACATGCTGCAGCTGGATGGGCAGGACCTGAAGGCCTTGCCGCTTATTCAGCGTAAAGAGCTGTTGAAGGATGTGGTTAAACAGCTCGGCAGCAAAACGGTGATCTACTCAGAGCATGTGCTGGACGATAGTGAAAAATTGTACAAAACGGCACAACAGAAAGGCTGGGAAGGTATCATTGCCAAAGAGGCTGAAAGCCTCTATGCCGAAGGCCGCAGGTCTTTGTCATGGCTGAAGATTAAGATCGTGGATGAACAGGAAGCTATCATCTGTGGATATACAGATCCGCAGGGTAGCAGAAAGAAAATAGGATCACTGGTGCTCGGCGTTTATGATGATAACAACGAACTGAAATATGTCGGTAATTGTGGTGGCGGACTAAATGGTGCACTGATCAATGAGCTGTATGATAAGATGCAGCCTTACCGGCAAAAGACTTCCCCGTTCAGGGAAAAGGTAAAGACGAACACGCCTGTTACCTGGATAAAACCGGAACTGGTATGCCAGGTGAAATTCTCGTCCTGGACGAGCGACAGGCACCTGCGTCAGCCAATATTCCTGGGACTAAGAAAGGATAAACCGGCAACAGAGGTGCATAAGGAAACTGCAAAATCTACCAGGATGGCCACGAAGAAAGCCGCAGCGCAGGCTGCTCCCCCTCCCGCACGTACACATGAAAAGGAACGTGTAGTAACGCTGAATAGCAAAAAGGTTACATTGACCAACCAGCAGAAAATATTCTGGCCGGATGAAAAGATTACGAAAGGTACGCTGCTGGACTATTATATTGAGATGGCCGATTATGTACTGCCTTTCCTGAAAGACCGGCCATTAAGCCTGCATCGTTTCCCCAATGGTATTAATGATCCCGGCTTCTATCAAAAGGATATTGATACGGCAGCGGCTCCCGACTGGCTGAAGACGGTACAGTTGCATGCGGCATCTGCCTCACGGGACGTGGATTACCTGGTATGCAACAATGCTGCTACACTGGCGTATATGGTCAACCTGGGATGTATAGAGATCAATCCCTGGTTGTCGCGGATAAAAAATCTCGACAACCCGGATTACCTGGTATTAGACCTCGATCCTGAAAATATCGCTTTTAAACATGTGGTGGAAACGGCACAGGCTATTAAGGCCCTGCTGGATCAATTGGGGCTGACTGCATTTTGTAAAACATCAGGCGCCTCAGGCCTGCATGTTTATGTGCCGACAGGGGCTAAATACAATTATGACACCTGCCGCCTGTTTGCCGAATATGTAGCAAAGCAGGTACAGCAGGAGTTGCCAGACATCACGAGCGTGATCCGCAATAAATCGAAACGGAATAAAAAAGTGTATATAGACTATATGCAGAACAGCCGCGGGCAGACCATCGCCTCTCCATATTCCGTACGTCCGAAGCCGGGAGCTACCGTTTCCGCACCGTTGAAATGGGATGAGCTGACCGATGATCTTGCCATTGCTGATTTTCATATCGGGAACATGGCAGACAGGATCAGGGACGTGGGCGACTTATGGAAAGACATAGACAAAACAAAGAATGATCTGCGTAAAGTGATCCAGCAGATTGAGGCTGCCGCACAATGATTTTCTCACCTTTAAAACGGAACCGTTATGCAAACAGCAAATCATCGTCACCATGTTAACCTGGGCCCTGTTTATGGAATCATTATAGCAGTTGTATCCATTGTATTCACTGTTATCTTTTATTTCACGAACATGGCAGGCGCCTTATGGACAGGATATTTTGGGAATCTGCTGATGTTCCTGGGAGTATTATTCTCCGTTATTCATTACAATAGCCAGCATCATGAAAGAACATCTGCTATGGCATTATTTGCTATGGGATTCAGGACAACGCTCTGGGCGGTGCTTATCGTTACCCTGTTTACAATAGCGCTGCACTTCATTTCCGGATCGCAGACGGAAGATAATTTCTGGATCTACCTGTTCGGTAATGTATTTTTCACGAATGGTATTGTCGGCTTGCTGGCAGCTGTCCTGGCTGCAATGGTCTTCAAAAGGAACCAGACAACGACCAGGCCCAAATAAGACGTTACATCAGCCAGCCTAAGAGCAGGCAGGCAAGTACAATAAAAGGGGATGGTATACGTGATGTGCAGAGTATTACGAGCGTTGCGATGGTAATGGTAACGTTATACCAGGTAAGTGGGATGGCCAGGAACAGGATGATCGTGGCCGCCCACATGATCCCTACTACAGTGGCATTAATACCTTCCAGTGCCCGGTAGATGACCACGTATTTCTTCAGGTTGTGCCAGATGGGGAAAAAGAAAAGCACCAGCAGCAGGCTGGGTAGAAAAATGGCAACAGGCGCCAGCATACATCCCAGCAACTGATAACCCGGCCCCAGGTTGCGCATTACCATGCCACCCACATATGCGGTAATAGAAAAAGTAGGACCAGGTAAAGCCCGCATGATACCCGCTCCCGTCAGTAGCTCTTCCGCATTCATAAAGCGTGTATTGGAACGCGATACATATTGTTCCAGCATCATCGCTATCAGGATATCTCCTCCGCCAAACACCAAGCTGCCGAAACGGTAAAAGTTCTCAAACAGGTTGAAGGGGCGGCGTGTGATCCAGTCGTGCGTACGCGCCAGCTCGGAAAAGAAACCCGCCAGGATGAACAGCAGGGCAAACAGCCAGATGTTCGTCCATTGTATCTTTTTAGGCTTATCTTGAATGTCGGGAATACGCTTATTGCTGAAATTCGATACGATCCCTCCCAGGATGATCAATAGGGGAAAGGTCCACGGAGACTTGAAAAAGTAAGCCGTCAGCAGGGACACCGCCATAATGATGGCAGTAGCCAGGCTGCGAATGCTGATCTTAAATGCCCGCAAACTGCCATATATCAGAAAACCAACGGCCATTGGCTGTACGTACTTAAATATATCGGTGTTCAGGGCTTTTTGATCAAAATATTGCAACAGGAAGCTGAGCGATCCCATTAAGAGGCAGGCGGGAGCTATCCAGATAAGGAGTGTGGCCACGGCCAGTGTTACACCGCCCCGCTTGTAGCCAATGAGTGTCAGCGTCTGTGAGGAAGACGCGCCGGGTAAAAGCTGGCAGAAAGCGTTATATTCCATCAGCTCCTGCTCGGTAATATCCCTTCTCTGGTGTACGAATGTTTTCAACATCATGGCCAGGTGACCCTGGGGTCCCCCATACGCGGTGATGCTGTGCATAAAAACAGCCCGTAAGAAAGGAATGTGACGAAGAAACACTTTATGACAATTAAACGGCTGCCCGAATTTCAATAAATTCCTGACAATATCAAACAGGAAAACGACAAACCATTGATTTTCTTCTGTTAAGCCGAAAGCGTACAGGCATAATCCTTGTTGTAAATAAACAATACTTTCAGGTCAATCAATATTCCCACCCTAGTATGATAGCCTTTAAGGAGTTGGTATTGAATGGTTTAATAACACAATAGTTTATGAGAAGATTCCTCATTCTCCTATGCATAACAATTTCATTCGGCGCACATGCACAATTGTCTTACTACAACAGTGATGCTTATTGGGGCAACTTTTGCCTGCAGACCGATTGTATAAAGCCAGCCTTGACAGACACCTGTCTCGTATTTGTGACTAACAGGCACTTCTACAAGGATAGTTTACGCTTTGTGGATGAATTTGTAGATACGGCAGGGCTAAAATACTTTGTACTGCAAAAGCAGGCTGACAAATGGAATGTGTTCCAGGTACGAACCCTGGCAGACGCTATGCAGCTGATGCCCGAAAAGCGGGATATAGTCGTATATGCGGAAGGGATGGGAAAGATCTTCACGTCTAATGTGGAACGGGCTTTATTAATGCGTTCACAGTACAACGTGAATGTGGTGATGTTTGACTATGCCAGCATTAATACCACTTATAAGCCTTCCAGGAACTTCAGGTTTGCCCGTACCAATGCCCGCCTGTCGGCCCCGCAATATTTCCGGCTGCTGCAGCTCATCCAGCAGGCCCGCCGGGACAGGCAAGATTGGGTGGAACACATAAAAGTCTCTACATTCTGTCACAGCATGGGAAACATCATTTTCATGGAAATGATGAAACACCAGCCTTATGATCAGTTGAACAAAGAGCCTTTTATCGACAATGTGGTGCTGAATGCCGCGTGCGTGCCCTCAAAAGGGCACAAGGAGTGGGTAGAGCGTATCCGCTTTGCGAATAAGATCTATATCAACTACAACAGGTCCGACTGGCAGCTGAAGGGGGCTCACCTGCTTACCCTGGCGCCACAGCTGGGAGAGAAGGTAAAACGCCCCCGGGCTATGAATGCGAGTTATGTCAATTTTCGTGAGCAGGTAGGCGGGCAGCATAGTTACTTCCTGAACTTCCCGCAAAATGAATATCGTATGACGCAGGAAATGAAGGATTATTTTACGCAATTGTTCAGTGGTAATAATGCCGTACTGGAAGAAGAAAAGACCCTGGCTAAAAAACAGCCGGGAGTGCAGGAAAGCGTGAATTAAAAAGATAGGATGTATATGAGTATAAACAGGGCTGAAAAAAGCAGATGATCTGTCTTTTCAGCCCTGTTGCTATTTTTGAGCGCCTATTATTTCTTCAGGCCTATCTCTCTCAGTCTTTCATCCAGGTATTCACCGGCCGTGATCGGTTCGTATGCCAGCGGATTATCTTCCGTTACACAGCTTTCCAGTGCGTTCAGCGGCATCTCTGATTTAGGATGCAGGAAGAATGGAATAGAGAAGCGGCTCGTATGCCACATGTCGCGCGGTGGGTTCACTACACGGTGTGTGGTCGATTTCAGGCGATTGTTGGTCAGTCTTTGCAGCATATCGCCTACATTCACAACGATCTGCTCGGGCAATGACGTGACAGGTACCCAGTTGTCCTGTTTATCCAGTATCTGCAAACCGTCAGCAGAAGCGCCCACCAGCAGGGTGATAAGGTTAATATCCTCATGTTGCTCCGCACGGATAGCAGAAGCAGGTTCCTGCGTGATAGGAGGGTAGTGAATGGCCCTCAGTATGGAGTTGCCATTGTGTATATACTCGTCAAAATAATGCTCATCCAGTCCCAGGTAGAGCGCGATCGCCTGTAGCAGTGCTTTACCGGATTTTTCGAAGGCACGGTACGCATCGTAAAAGGTCGGTGAAAAAGCCGGAATCTCTTTTACGGCTACATTTGGCGGATACTCGTTGCTGATCGGATCTTCATCTTCAACAGTTTGTCCGAACTGGAAGAATTCTTTCAGATCAGGGGCATCATATCCTTTCGCATGTTCTTTACCGAAAGATGTATATCCGCGCTGGCCGGCCAGTTCCGGGATCTCATAGGAACGCTTGATATCTGCCGGTAATGTGAAGAACAGTTGTACGTATTTGTACAGTTTTGCGATAAGGTCGTCGGAAATACCGTGATTTTTTACCGCCACAAAACCTACTTCTTCGTAAGCTTTACCAAGCTGCTCCACAAAAGCGGCTTTACTGGCAGCGTCGCCCGAAGTAAAGGCGGCGAGGTCCACAACTGGAATGGATTGAGTTAGTGCCATAGTAATGAGTTTTACCTTACTAAGTTAACTCATTTTAAGTAAGCTGCGTCTTCAGGGGTGATGTCTACCATGGCATATCTTTCCACATGATTGATCAGCATCTCATCCATGATGTCCACCACGTTTTTATAATTGGCAGATTTATCTGCTTTGATCAGGACCATCAGGCCATCTTCCCCATGTTGTTTGTTGACGCGCTCACGTTTATCTATAATGACGTCACGTATACCCCTGTTGTTGGCAAAGGATGAACGCTTCACCACCGGAGGATGCAGCGGATCATTACCTATACCTTCGTAGTAACTGACACTGTTGTTAGCTCCCAGGAGGATGGTGAGAGATTTACTTTCAGGCAGCGCCTGTGGGTGTTCCTTATCGTCTGCAGGCATCTTCAGGTCCATTGTCTGAGGTTGTGTCAACACAGTGGTGAGCATGAAAAACGTAATGAGCAGGAAGCCCAGGTCTACCATAGGTGTCATATCTACACGGGTACTTAATTTCCTGGAACGGGTTCCTCTTTTGTGGCCGCGATCAGAGCTGCCGGTATTTATTTCAGCCATTGTGAATAGGTTTTGCGGGTATAAGAATATATGACTGAAAGCGCTTTCATAGATATAGATGCGGAGGAGGAGAATTTCCATAAAGGATATTTTGTCGCATTGGGACTATATCATCGTTTTAATAGCATACACAATCAACAAAACACAATAGGACTCCGTCAGGCTCCCTATG from Chitinophaga filiformis carries:
- a CDS encoding DNA topoisomerase IB, giving the protein MDLIAEAMATAKAVKLRYVKSGTKGYSRERVKDGFQYRDQHGDIITDEEVLARIRGLVLPPAWENVWICPYANGHLQATGTDALGRRQYRYHSTWARVRNETKYDRLLHFGEKLPQLRRHIAVALRKKNLDKEKVTAIALSVMQETLIRVGNASYEKLYGSYGLTTLHVQHVKIDGNTAFFKFKGKKGVLHKITLKHAQLAKLLQKVRDIPGQELFQYYEGEEHKSLDSGDINEYLKLWTGEDYTCKDFRTWSGTVHALNLLADLTPFGSATECKQNLVQIIDSVAGKLGNTRAVCKKYYIHPKILEAYEQCELEPYLEELRAGRNNASSGGLHNDEKILLKFMKSQQKKTVKMKAGIRN
- a CDS encoding Ku protein; this translates as MRAVWSGTIGFGLVNIPIKLYSAVQDSRLDLDMLDKKDHAHIKFKRVNEDTGKEVPWEQIVKGYLYNDEYVILEDEDFQEAAPEKSKIITIESFVDQAEIDDIYFETPYYIEPDKAGVKAYELLLKTLQKTGKAGLGRFVLRTSEHLVIIRPRDNYLMLQQLRFEQEIRSPEELSLPSDSKISKRELDMAVQLVDSYTTEFDISQFKDTYHEELLKIIKAKASGKRRTVKKMKIVHTKSSDLFDQLKASLGGNGRNGSSNKKRAS
- a CDS encoding hybrid sensor histidine kinase/response regulator, which encodes MTDQPVHILMIDDDEDDFFLVSQLLQDISPGQYQLDWAPTYSKAVEEIDRKVHDIYLADYRLGPYTGIDILHHFQQLDYKAPVIMLTGKGDYTIDKEAMQAGASDYLVKGEISADLLERSIRYALDEARHLRIIEENEKKYFGVFEKAHDLIILADCDKNVIDANPSAIRTLQYSKEEMLQLNLKQLFFQEDQCKHFFDHICGEESSLRTEYNFVTKHGKKLDVMVSAVMLDEQEQIFLCVVQDITERKREELEKQQQQKFVVTGRIARVIAHEVRNPLTNILLAVSQFKGEPVSVEDSQIYVDIIERNCTRINQLITELLHSTRMIELNIRPHGINELTDKALALAQDRLQLNEINVKKDYIKQDVMIPADEDKVVIALLNIIINAVEAMTPGKGLLTLQTTKQRDKAVITIIDNGPGIPEETRTRLFDPFFTNKPKGTGLGLTSTQNIIMNHKGTVHVESEIGEGSVFTIVLPLN
- a CDS encoding ferritin-like domain-containing protein translates to MATRTQSKSRTGSQSRTSGRSAAGSKSMSTSRTAAKTSNSSRSRGSKSQNEDMPNSKFHQLFVDQLKDIYWAEKALVKALGKMQKAATSEELADAITTHQEQTREHVARLERVFESIGQTAKAKKCPAMEGLIEEGQEVIDDTEEDSAVRDAGLIVCAQKIEHYEIATYGSLRTLANRMGHEEAVQLLEQTLNEEKETDVLLTQLAESSVNEEAAAE
- a CDS encoding sensor histidine kinase; translation: MHIPVQKKIRLGFFIAFTVIIVASICSFLVTKNLLDNARWLNHTIEISKSLEVITKQLKDAESAIRGYNITRDTAFLRPTMQQRSVKIEEEYMMLRRITADNRQQQLHLDTLKKLLDTKYQQLITGEAKLTSLQKDASAVLEGEKSMDKIDRKVQDMLNIENTKLRQKSRLQSFFSAIWIPVIFISSLMAILIGIYSYVTLTREFRLQLHIESRLKSYQHDLQQNIKLLNKSNEELEQFAYVASHDLQEPLRKISTFSDRLQTKYGDQLPPDATDLIHRMVGAVGRMRVLINDLLLFSRAGRITPENIVKVDMTQLLQEVVGDLEVSLQEKRAVVNISSLPTIDGTPTSFHQLFQNIIANAIKFAHPERQLVINIRSEQENNTCRIYVEDNGIGFDPVYAERIFLLFQRLHGMSEYSGTGIGLAICKKIVDSHHGHISALGTPGQGATFIVTLPLTQTLYNEEK